The genomic window AGTACAGGGCTGCCAAGTTGTAAAGGACGTTGAGGAGCTCGTACTTGATGTTGTTTCGCACCATGGGCCGCTCCGTGTTGTACCCTAGGGCGGGATACCAGGTGAATTCCGCACCAATCTGTCGCGATGGGGACGAGGGGCTCGTTGTCAGCGGCGCTCAGAAGGAGCAGGATGCGGGGATGCGACGACGTACATCGATTGGAAACTTTCCTGATATCCAAGCCAATTGTCCTGCATAAGCTTGGAGCTTCTTGATACCGCTTGGATGTGGCTCGCGAACATTGATGGCATCTTGGCGCAGCGCATCGATGACCTCGAGGTCCTGTTTGAACATGTCTGGATGCTGGTCATACTTGCTGTTGATGTACTGCCGGATGACGGAGGCGAGAGATAGCTGCGTCGATCGCCGAAAAGGCAGCGACAATATGCTGCCGGTGCTAGTACCACGACTGTTAGCAACGATGCTGCacctgtgcctgtgcctgtgcctgtgttTTCCGGTACGGGATGTGACGCCAGCTCAGTCTCGTGGTCGGCTTGTCAGGGTTCAACTCACGTCGCCATTGTGGGAAATTCGAGGTCCTGGATGCGCAGCCTATGCGTACATGCTACTGTCGCGCATTTTTATCTTGCCTTGAGTCATGGGGCGCAGAGGGCGTTGTTGCAGGGAACGCGAGATGTCGACCCGACCAGGCGTGCATGAAAGATTGGTCTGTTGTTGTTTCTTGGTCAAGTCGGGGCTGTTTGATGATGGAGGGGCACAGCATGGTGAGTCAGCATCGACTAGCTAACCAGCTCTGACGTCACTGTCACCTGCCAGGCACAAGGAACGAGAAGTATTGGCTATCTATTTTCATTTCATATAGTATCAAATGTGTTTATTTATTCGTATTTCAATTTAATTATTCATATTATTTCCTCTCATTTTTTCATTCTTACATTTCGCCCCAAGAGCTTTGCAGACACGACCCGACACAACGAGAGCCCCTCGCCCACCAGTGACCACATCCATCCGCACAACTTGCAAGTGCGCTCTTCTCGATTGATGATGCTCAAGTATCACCAACCCACCCCCCGTCGCACACGTGGCTCCCACCAGTAATGGCACTCGAGTCATCCGACGCCAGGAACAGCATCAGCCTAGCAACCTCAACGGGCAGCAGGACGCGCTTCAGACACTGTGCGGCCAGGCTCTCGGCCCTGTACTCGTCGGTGAGCACGGTGTCGATCTGGCGCCGCGTAGCAATGGACCCCGgcatgatgctgttgacgcGGACGCCGTGGCCTCCAAACTCGCGGGCGTGCGTCCGGGTcatgccgacgacggcggccttGCAGGTCGTGTAGACGGGCACCTCGGTCGCGGGGATGCGCCAGGTGATGGAGcccatgttgatgatgctgccgccgccctggcGCTGCATGGCCGGCGCGACGTGCTGCGTCAGGAAGAACTGGTGCCGCAGGTTGACGTTGACGTCGCGCTCAAACGACGCCGGCGTCACCCGGCTCGTGGGCACGCGCGACCCGGGCCCGGCGCACccggcgttgttgacgagCACGTCGACGCGGCCGAACCGCGCGAGCGCCGTCTGCGCGCACTCGCCGAGCCCCTCGAGGTCCGTCACGTCGCAGTGCATAAAGGTCGGCGTCGTGGCGCCAGACACCGACGCCAGCCGGTCCACCAGCTCGCGCGCCGAGTCGTCCGCAATGTCCAGGAAGACGACCTGCGAGCCCTGTCGGCAGAAGAGCTCCACAGCCGCGGCGCCGATGCCCTCTGCGGCGCCGGTGATCAGGACCACTTTGCCGCGGAGGCTGGGATATATGGCGTACTGGTCCAtgagggttagggttactTGTCGCACGAGCTTTTGCTTCCGTCGGAGCTGAGGTCTCGTCGTGGGGGGGGGAAAGTGAGCAACGAGACGGGTTTTCGGGACATTGGCTGTCAAAACATATATAtccaaagcaccagacaccttTCCCGACACAATGCAACATTACAGTCCTGCGGGGGTAACATTCGAGAAGTGACTTGTAATAATTACCCCGCCTTCGTGATGCTGGTCGCTTCGCAACTTGGAGTTCATGTTACCCCACGTCCACAGATGCCACGCCGAGACCAGCTCACGCATGGGTGACATTCGTCTGCACTTGTGGCGTCTTGGTTGAAGCAGGAGCACGGTGCAAAGTGTAAGTTACTAACCGGGTATCCTGTACTTCAAGCTACCCATGTAGCCATGCTAAAGGCATCTACAAGAGTGTCGCCGCAGTCACGGCCGAAAACCACAGAGTGTCAACAAAAATGGTATACATGAGTTTCTGTTACTGTTACCGGACGCGCTTTCATTACTTGAttgcctttttttcccttttctcCCTTTTTCCTGGCTTGCAAACGCCACACCCACTACGCATacttggcatcgccaacatgcGCATGACTCCCATCATCTACATACGCCGGCGGCGCACCAGACGAAGCCTCACCGGGTGCAGCACCCGCAGGC from Metarhizium brunneum chromosome 2, complete sequence includes these protein-coding regions:
- the xylB_0 gene encoding D-xylose 1-dehydrogenase, coding for MDQYAIYPSLRGKVVLITGAAEGIGAAAVELFCRQGSQVVFLDIADDSARELVDRLASVSGATTPTFMHCDVTDLEGLGECAQTALARFGRVDVLVNNAGCAGPGSRVPTSRVTPASFERDVNVNLRHQFFLTQHVAPAMQRQGGGSIINMGSITWRIPATEVPVYTTCKAAVVGMTRTHAREFGGHGVRVNSIMPGSIATRRQIDTVLTDEYRAESLAAQCLKRVLLPVEVARLMLFLASDDSSAITGGSHVCDGGWVGDT